One part of the Vidua chalybeata isolate OUT-0048 chromosome 11, bVidCha1 merged haplotype, whole genome shotgun sequence genome encodes these proteins:
- the EXOC3L1 gene encoding exocyst complex component 3-like protein isoform X2, protein MGMSAEDERAASPRDEEWPEAEKAEKLARGAALKWASGVFYRPEKLEGLGHYRRRETQRNNSIQSRLKSTVQSYLEGGLQQMRKLMEEHVQLASVVQVLPQIFSVHEVFSHILQLLHGQHLLEAHVELMMVEQLRDDILSQLHLRGLSGAQATVLSYFSGLQDLNESLAKQLWDIVGSSLRLVREDPVLFVTAVRIIEREEKIDDTLLLEATFLPPGRPKGWRQKFYQVLQDTITGARFHAPRMDAEGPGLAKHLAVLQKDIVSELRVVKDLMVQCVPAHYNILSVCTATYHQALTSHLQEILREDLDKQGLFLLLEWALRVYHSPEMMGHPDLLPEVDVSALDPLMSSELVDQTERRYVMKVKASVFEWMQRTLEVEFKEWFREEEPETDHQGFFQSALPAIVMQMLNENIQVASLITNSLQQKIYNMALEELEAFLGRLREALAQCGKEHQQDRAVPKYYISHLLAVLNNNLALSNSVSSLHPDTACREVPGSLQAALDRMQKKATQLLLEELLLDLQPLCLQLPSRKWLSGSQLVGSMCEVIDKYAKDFSRVRKPVFTLLLAESELLVVNQYLRALLQRKMVCKSREERGQLCHRLLQDATQLRELFCGLGLDRGQQSLEAVFALRELIYLKDPALLSLEVLGFITKYPDVSDEHISTLLDIRGDVSKEVRHVVLEMMAQHPQVLPEGYRPIFSTILVPVPELPFCLRKGKCA, encoded by the exons ATGGGCATGTCTGCGGAGGACGAGCGCGCCGCCAGCCCCAGAG ACGAGGAGTGGCCGGAAGCAGAGAAGGCTGAGAAGCTGGCgagaggagctgctctgaaatGGGCTTCAGGGGTGTTTTACCGCCCCGAGAAACTGGAGGGGCTCGGGCATTACCGGAGACGAGAGACGCAGAGGAACAACTCCATCCAGTCCCGGCTGAAG TCAACTGTCCAGTCCTACCTGGAGGGG GGCCTCCAGCAGATGAGGAAGCTGATGGAGGAGCATGTACAGCTGGCCTCGGTGGTCCAGGTGCTGCCCCAGATCTTCTCAG TCCACGAGGTTTTTTCCCAtatcctgcagctgctccatggGCAGCATCTCTTGGAGGCCCATGTGGAGCTCATGATGGTGGAGCAACTTCGGGATGAcatcctctcccagctgcaccTCCGTGGGCTCTCCGGTGCACAGGCAACTGTGCTGTCCTACTTCAGTGGCCTGCAGGACCTCAACGAGAGCCTGGCCAAGCAGCTGTGGGACATTGTGGGCAGCAGCCTGCGACTGGTGCGTGAGGACCCCGTTCTCTTTGTCACTGCTGTGAGGATCATCGAGCGGGAGGAGAAAATAGATGATACTCTGCTCTTGGAGGCCACCTTCCTGCCCCCTGGCCGCCCAAAGGGCTGGAGGCAGAAGTTCTACCAGGTCCTCCAGGACACCATCACAGGAGCCCGTTTCCATGCTCCCCGCATGGATGCTGaggggccagggctggccaagcacctggcagtgctgcagaaggaCATCGTGTCTGAGCTGCGTGTGGTGAAGGACCTGATGGTCCAGTGCGTCCCAGCTCACTACAACATCCTCAGCGTCTGCACTGCCACCTACCACCAGGCCCTCACCAGCCACCTCCAGGAGATCCTGCGGGAGGACCTGGACAAACAGGGACTCTTCCTTCTCCTTGAGTGGGCGCTCCGTGTGTACCACAG CCCAGAGATGATGGGTCACCCTGACCTCCTCCCAGAAGTGGATGTCTCTGCTCTGGATCCCTTGATGTCCTCTGAGCTTGTGGATCAGACAGAGAGGAGATATGTGATGAAAGTCAAG GCTAGTGTGTTCGAGTGGATGCAGAGGACCCTGGAGGTGGAGTTCAAGGAATGGTTCAGGGAAGAGGAACCTGAGACAGACCATCAGGGCTTCTTCCAGTCAGCCTTGCCTGCCATTGTCATGcag ATGCTGAATGAGAACATCCAGGTGGCTTCCTTGATCACCAACTCTCTGCAGCAGAAGATCTACAACATGGCCTTGGAGGAGCTTGAGGCATTCCTGGGCCG CCTGCGGGAAGCCCTGGCGCAGTGCGGGAAGGAGCACCAGCAGGACCGGGCCGTTCCCAAGTACTACATCTCCCACCTGCTGGCCGTGCTCAACAACAACCTGGCTCTCAG CAATTCTGTTTCCTCCCTGCACCCTGACACTGCCTGCAGAGAAGTCCCTGGATCCTTGCAGGCTGCTCTAGACAGGATGCAGAAGAAagccacacagctgctgctggaggaactGCTCCTGGACCTGCAG cccctctgcctgcagctgccttcccGCAAGTGGCTCTCCGGGTCCCAGCTCGTCGGCAGCATGTGTGAAGTGATTGACAAGTATGCAAAGGACTTCTCCCGCGTCAGGAAACCCGTGTTCACG ctcctgctggcgGAGAGCGAGCTCCTGGTGGTGAACCAGTACCTGCGGGCACTCCTGCAGAGGAAGATGGTGTGCAAGAGCCGGGAGGAGCGGGGCCAGCTGTGCCACCGCCTGCTGCAGGACGCCACGCAGCTCCGGGAGCTCTTCTGTGGCCTG GGCCTGGACCggggccagcagagcctggaggcTGTTTTTGCCCTGCGGGAGCTGATCTACCTCAAAGACCCAGCATTACTCAgcctggaggtgctgggctTCATCACCAAGTACCCTGATGTCAG CGATGAGCACATCTCCACCTTGCTGGATATCCGCGGGGACGTCTCCAAGGAAGTGCGGCACGTGGTGCTGGAAATGATggctcagcacccccaggtTCTGCCCGAGGGCTACCGGCCCATCTTCAGCACCATCCtggtccctgtgccagagctgccctTCTGCCTTCGCAAGGGCAAGTGTGCCTGA
- the EXOC3L1 gene encoding exocyst complex component 3-like protein isoform X1: MGMSAEDERAASPRDEEWPEAEKAEKLARGAALKWASGVFYRPEKLEGLGHYRRRETQRNNSIQSRLKSTVQSYLEGVSAGLEQLRSAAQEVQGVCQDLGAARWALLDSADHFQGLQQMRKLMEEHVQLASVVQVLPQIFSVHEVFSHILQLLHGQHLLEAHVELMMVEQLRDDILSQLHLRGLSGAQATVLSYFSGLQDLNESLAKQLWDIVGSSLRLVREDPVLFVTAVRIIEREEKIDDTLLLEATFLPPGRPKGWRQKFYQVLQDTITGARFHAPRMDAEGPGLAKHLAVLQKDIVSELRVVKDLMVQCVPAHYNILSVCTATYHQALTSHLQEILREDLDKQGLFLLLEWALRVYHSPEMMGHPDLLPEVDVSALDPLMSSELVDQTERRYVMKVKASVFEWMQRTLEVEFKEWFREEEPETDHQGFFQSALPAIVMQMLNENIQVASLITNSLQQKIYNMALEELEAFLGRLREALAQCGKEHQQDRAVPKYYISHLLAVLNNNLALSNSVSSLHPDTACREVPGSLQAALDRMQKKATQLLLEELLLDLQPLCLQLPSRKWLSGSQLVGSMCEVIDKYAKDFSRVRKPVFTLLLAESELLVVNQYLRALLQRKMVCKSREERGQLCHRLLQDATQLRELFCGLGLDRGQQSLEAVFALRELIYLKDPALLSLEVLGFITKYPDVSDEHISTLLDIRGDVSKEVRHVVLEMMAQHPQVLPEGYRPIFSTILVPVPELPFCLRKGKCA, translated from the exons ATGGGCATGTCTGCGGAGGACGAGCGCGCCGCCAGCCCCAGAG ACGAGGAGTGGCCGGAAGCAGAGAAGGCTGAGAAGCTGGCgagaggagctgctctgaaatGGGCTTCAGGGGTGTTTTACCGCCCCGAGAAACTGGAGGGGCTCGGGCATTACCGGAGACGAGAGACGCAGAGGAACAACTCCATCCAGTCCCGGCTGAAG TCAACTGTCCAGTCCTACCTGGAGGGGGTaagtgcagggctggagcagctgcggTCGGCGGCCCAGGAGGTGCAGGGCGTGTGCCAGGACCTGGGGGCTGCACGGTGGGCCCTGCTCGACAGTGCAGACCACTTCCAGGGCCTCCAGCAGATGAGGAAGCTGATGGAGGAGCATGTACAGCTGGCCTCGGTGGTCCAGGTGCTGCCCCAGATCTTCTCAG TCCACGAGGTTTTTTCCCAtatcctgcagctgctccatggGCAGCATCTCTTGGAGGCCCATGTGGAGCTCATGATGGTGGAGCAACTTCGGGATGAcatcctctcccagctgcaccTCCGTGGGCTCTCCGGTGCACAGGCAACTGTGCTGTCCTACTTCAGTGGCCTGCAGGACCTCAACGAGAGCCTGGCCAAGCAGCTGTGGGACATTGTGGGCAGCAGCCTGCGACTGGTGCGTGAGGACCCCGTTCTCTTTGTCACTGCTGTGAGGATCATCGAGCGGGAGGAGAAAATAGATGATACTCTGCTCTTGGAGGCCACCTTCCTGCCCCCTGGCCGCCCAAAGGGCTGGAGGCAGAAGTTCTACCAGGTCCTCCAGGACACCATCACAGGAGCCCGTTTCCATGCTCCCCGCATGGATGCTGaggggccagggctggccaagcacctggcagtgctgcagaaggaCATCGTGTCTGAGCTGCGTGTGGTGAAGGACCTGATGGTCCAGTGCGTCCCAGCTCACTACAACATCCTCAGCGTCTGCACTGCCACCTACCACCAGGCCCTCACCAGCCACCTCCAGGAGATCCTGCGGGAGGACCTGGACAAACAGGGACTCTTCCTTCTCCTTGAGTGGGCGCTCCGTGTGTACCACAG CCCAGAGATGATGGGTCACCCTGACCTCCTCCCAGAAGTGGATGTCTCTGCTCTGGATCCCTTGATGTCCTCTGAGCTTGTGGATCAGACAGAGAGGAGATATGTGATGAAAGTCAAG GCTAGTGTGTTCGAGTGGATGCAGAGGACCCTGGAGGTGGAGTTCAAGGAATGGTTCAGGGAAGAGGAACCTGAGACAGACCATCAGGGCTTCTTCCAGTCAGCCTTGCCTGCCATTGTCATGcag ATGCTGAATGAGAACATCCAGGTGGCTTCCTTGATCACCAACTCTCTGCAGCAGAAGATCTACAACATGGCCTTGGAGGAGCTTGAGGCATTCCTGGGCCG CCTGCGGGAAGCCCTGGCGCAGTGCGGGAAGGAGCACCAGCAGGACCGGGCCGTTCCCAAGTACTACATCTCCCACCTGCTGGCCGTGCTCAACAACAACCTGGCTCTCAG CAATTCTGTTTCCTCCCTGCACCCTGACACTGCCTGCAGAGAAGTCCCTGGATCCTTGCAGGCTGCTCTAGACAGGATGCAGAAGAAagccacacagctgctgctggaggaactGCTCCTGGACCTGCAG cccctctgcctgcagctgccttcccGCAAGTGGCTCTCCGGGTCCCAGCTCGTCGGCAGCATGTGTGAAGTGATTGACAAGTATGCAAAGGACTTCTCCCGCGTCAGGAAACCCGTGTTCACG ctcctgctggcgGAGAGCGAGCTCCTGGTGGTGAACCAGTACCTGCGGGCACTCCTGCAGAGGAAGATGGTGTGCAAGAGCCGGGAGGAGCGGGGCCAGCTGTGCCACCGCCTGCTGCAGGACGCCACGCAGCTCCGGGAGCTCTTCTGTGGCCTG GGCCTGGACCggggccagcagagcctggaggcTGTTTTTGCCCTGCGGGAGCTGATCTACCTCAAAGACCCAGCATTACTCAgcctggaggtgctgggctTCATCACCAAGTACCCTGATGTCAG CGATGAGCACATCTCCACCTTGCTGGATATCCGCGGGGACGTCTCCAAGGAAGTGCGGCACGTGGTGCTGGAAATGATggctcagcacccccaggtTCTGCCCGAGGGCTACCGGCCCATCTTCAGCACCATCCtggtccctgtgccagagctgccctTCTGCCTTCGCAAGGGCAAGTGTGCCTGA
- the CTRL gene encoding chymotrypsin-like protease CTRL-1, giving the protein MAFLWVVACLALASAASGCGVPAISPSIAYSERIVNGQNAVPGSWPWQVSLQTTTGSHFCGGSLINEYWVVTAAHCNFNPRSHVVVLGEYSLASSTEAVQVKTVSRAITNPGWNPNTMNNDITLLRLSTPAQLGSRVSTICLAPANLVLPSNARAVTTGWGRTNPNSQALATVLQQVTLPLIPQNQCMQYWGNRITNVMICAGGAGATSCQGDSGGPLVYQTGNGWTLIGIVSWGTSNCNINTPAVYTRVSQFRNWIDTVVAQG; this is encoded by the exons ATGGCATTCCTGTGGGTAGTTGCGTGCCTGGCCCTTGCCAGCGCCGCCTCAG GCTGCGGGGTGCCCGCCATCAGTCCCTCGATAGCCTACAGCGAGAGGATTGTCAATGGGCAGAACGCTGTGCCCGGCTCATGGCCctggcaggtgtccctgcag aCCACCACAGGATCCCACTTCTGCGGCGGCTCCTTGATCAACGAGTACTGGGTCGTCACAGCTGCCCACTGCAACTTCAA CCCGCGCAGCCACGTTGTCGTCCTCGGGGAATACAGCCTTGCTTCCAGCACCGAGGCCGTTCAAGTGAAGACCGTGTCCAGG gCCATCACCAACCCCGGCTGGAACCCCAACACCATGAACAATGACATCACCCTGCTGAGGCTGTCCACGCCCGCCCAGCTGGGATCCCGTGTGTCCACCATCTGCCTGGCCCCTGCCAACCTGGTTCTGCCCTCCAACGCCAGGGCTGTCACCACCGGCTGGGGACGCACCAACCCCAACT CCCAAGCCCTGGCAACTGTCCTGCAGCAGGTGACCCTGCCCCTGATCCCCCAGAACCAGTGCATGCAGTACTGGGGCAATCGCATCACCAACGTCATGATCTGTGCCGGTGGGGctggtgccacctcctgccag GGTGACTCTGGTGGACCTCTGGTGTACCAGACTGGGAATGGGTGGACCTTGATTGGCATTGTCTCCTGGGGAACCTCCAACTGCAACATCAACACGCCGGCCGTGTACACTCGTGTCAGCCAGTTCCGTAACTGGATCGACACAGTTGTTGCTCAGGGGTAA